A single window of Labrus mixtus chromosome 23, fLabMix1.1, whole genome shotgun sequence DNA harbors:
- the LOC132958454 gene encoding DNA damage-inducible transcript 4-like protein yields the protein MVATSTLKTKSSECISDFVDRRYDQACIEKELDFWDHCLAEPQRNADVTEDRTCQQLAKLFENCLSRAKKTTLHCSSVLVPEKLTQRIAREVLRLASCEPCGLRGCVLYVHLELEKGCKRLERIVYDATVVPTFELTLVFKQDGTAWPSLRDFLFMGTCFAPTFRHVLKLSPGFRLVKKKLYSSSAGTVIEEC from the exons ATGGTTGCTACAAGCACTTTAAAGACCAAAAGCAGCGAATGCATCTCAGACTTTGTTGATAGAAGATATGACCAGGCTTGCATCGAAAAAG AGCTGGACTTCTGGGATCACTGCTTGGCTGAACCCCAGAGAAATGCAGACGTCACAGAGGACAGAACGTGTCAACAGCTAGCCAAACTGTTCGAAAACTGCCTTTCACGAGCCAAGAAGACGACTCTGCACTGCTCCTCTGTTCTGGTACCAGAGAAGCTCACGCAAAGAATAGCTCGGGAAGTCCTGCGACTGGCATCCTGCGAGCCCTGTGGCCTGCGTGGCTGTGTCCTCTACGTCCACCTCGAGCTGGAAAAGGGCTGCAAGCGGCTGGAGCGCATTGTGTACGATGCCACTGTGGTGCCCACATTTGAGCTGACTCTTGTCTTCAAGCAGGATGGCACTGCCTGGCCCAGCCTCCGGGACTTCCTCTTTATGGGAACGTGCTTTGCCCCAACTTTCAGGCATGTACTTAAACTGAGTCCAGGTTTCAGGCTCGTCAAGAAAAAACTGTACTCCTCCTCGGCTGGCACCGTTATAGAGGAGTGCTGA